The Hippoglossus hippoglossus isolate fHipHip1 chromosome 2, fHipHip1.pri, whole genome shotgun sequence genome includes a region encoding these proteins:
- the dnajc27 gene encoding dnaJ homolog subfamily C member 27 isoform X1, with protein MESNPPKRRDSKKSLRVKVISLGDAEVGKSCIIKRYCEKRFVPKYLATIGIDYGVTKVQVRDREIKVNIFDMAGHPFFYEVRNEFYKDSQGVLLVYDVGLRESFDALDSWLGEMKQEMGSQANMDSIVFIVCANKVDLTKRRVVDEGEGRLWAESRGFHYFETSAQSGEGINEMFQAFFSSITDMCENGGKRPVAEVSVGFTKEQADTIRRIRNSKDSWDMLGVKPGATREEVNKAYRKLAVLLHPDKCVAPGSEDAFKAVVNARTSLLKNIK; from the exons ATGGAGTCGAACCCTCCGAAGAGACGCGACAGTAAGAAATCTCTGCGGGTGAAGGTGATCAGTCTGGGGGACGCGGAGGTCGGGAAG AGCTGCATCATCAAACGTTATTGTGAGAAAAGATTCGTCCCCAAATATTTGGCCACGATTGGAATCGACTACGGAGTAACCAA ggtGCAGGTCCGGGACAGGGAGATCAAAGTGAACATCTTCGACATGGCCGGTCATCCGTTCTTCTACGAA GTGCGTAACGAGTTCTATAAGGACAGTCAGGGCGTCCTGCTGGTGTACGACGTCGGCCTCAGGGAGAGTTTCGACGCCCTCGACTCCTGGCTGGGCGagatgaaacaggaaatgggCTCCCAGGCCAACATGGACAGCATCGTCTTCATCGTCTGCGCCAACAAG GTGGACCTGACGAAGAGACGGGTGGTGGACGAGGGGGAGGGTCGACTGTGGGCGGAGTCCAGAGGGTTTCACTACTTTGAGACGTCAGCACAAAGCGGCGAAGGCATCAACGAGATGTTTCAG GCGTTCTTCTCGTCCATCACTGACATGTGTGAAAATGGCGGGAAGCGTCCGGTGGCCGAGGTCAGCGTCGGCTTCACCAAAGAACAGGCCGACACCATCCGACGCATCCGAAACAGCAAAGACTCATGGGACATGTTGGGGGTCAAACCCGGGGCCACGCG GGAGGAGGTGAACAAGGCGTACCGTAAGCTGGCGGTCCTGCTGCATCCGGATAAATGCGTCGCCCCCGGCAGCGAAGACGCCTTCAAGGCCGTGGTGAACGCCCGCACGTCGCTGCTGAAGAACATCAAATAA
- the dnajc27 gene encoding dnaJ homolog subfamily C member 27 isoform X2: MESNPPKRRDSKKSLRVKVISLGDAEVGKSCIIKRYCEKRFVPKYLATIGIDYGVTKVQVRDREIKVNIFDMAGHPFFYEVRNEFYKDSQGVLLVYDVGLRESFDALDSWLGEMKQEMGSQANMDSIVFIVCANKVDLTKRRVVDEGEGRLWAESRGFHYFETSAQSGEGINEMFQVLTRRHVVVEAF; encoded by the exons ATGGAGTCGAACCCTCCGAAGAGACGCGACAGTAAGAAATCTCTGCGGGTGAAGGTGATCAGTCTGGGGGACGCGGAGGTCGGGAAG AGCTGCATCATCAAACGTTATTGTGAGAAAAGATTCGTCCCCAAATATTTGGCCACGATTGGAATCGACTACGGAGTAACCAA ggtGCAGGTCCGGGACAGGGAGATCAAAGTGAACATCTTCGACATGGCCGGTCATCCGTTCTTCTACGAA GTGCGTAACGAGTTCTATAAGGACAGTCAGGGCGTCCTGCTGGTGTACGACGTCGGCCTCAGGGAGAGTTTCGACGCCCTCGACTCCTGGCTGGGCGagatgaaacaggaaatgggCTCCCAGGCCAACATGGACAGCATCGTCTTCATCGTCTGCGCCAACAAG GTGGACCTGACGAAGAGACGGGTGGTGGACGAGGGGGAGGGTCGACTGTGGGCGGAGTCCAGAGGGTTTCACTACTTTGAGACGTCAGCACAAAGCGGCGAAGGCATCAACGAGATGTTTCAGGTTCTCACACGTCGCCACGTTGTTGTCGAGGCTTTTTAA
- the LOC117778677 gene encoding adenylate cyclase type 8-like, translating to MNDAECGTKVTQPSGDITFCNNLSPSPGLRRKQLLWQNAVRNIIDQHNLYTLRLAGGLERSRHGITVTDAYIADINRQIRNKASRGALWHKRRSSAARVQPATLRFSAATQSKHDLLSDADFFVSWGSTVRGVFIPALQHTFKSVDLEQLYQQFSSGQRRTSLVVSNVLDIITRLLLSLLTWPSGWSGVACNWLVGLSVILWAGICALGLIRREVMTSPQLLRYLSVVSWLSQTLQVLLGVFSWAESDHSWYVVFTLFSTYTLLPLPLLWSIVAGATTSTLHLLVDVCCHHGDHTFIRKVLSKALLYLAMNTAGLFIHYLSDRTQRQSFLETRRCIEGRVRLERENHRQERLVKSILPRFLVLEMMSDMATMDEYLLPQQFHKIYIHHYKDVSILFADLIGFTPLSLILSAQDLVKTLNELFGRFDRLAEGHRCLRIKILGDCYYCVSGVPEPQRGHARCCVEMGLSMINTIRYVRRELQQEVDMRIGVHSGSVLCGVLGLQKWQFDIWSWDVDIANSLEAAGVPGRIHISRATLDCLGGLYQTEAGHGQDRNEFLRKHNIDTYLIRPAPRDEAEPPQARRPSYDEMTTWSAELPFGDILGMNFILATFTNGSLTQLPNQIAAQRSGSREVNKRIRQAMEVRSGERMRKEHITTFTQVFKDSHMEGKYSQMRDELFKSNMVCSFILLLLLMAVQVLIPAPRLCPMVAQFVISCGVYALLLLLTLGEEFKHCPAPLQSLCCWIHENKRARALLTLTAIAVNFGVASSDILWCDSSDAHVNHTDAPLAPPTSAWPDINICTHPEYMALSGVVAMVTCAVFLRLSCVLKLAVLLVAAALYTYVIETHRSHHLCKNGVCVVLMVMFVFAVLYNSRQLEATARLDFLWRLQARKEVEDMKELREHNECLLLNILPVHVAQHFLERDSNNEELYSQSYERVGVLFASLPSFSNFYEQRELVHQHVECLRLLNHIISDFDELLDECYFQEVEKIKTIGSSYMAASGLSPDRREWEDVWHHLSELVLFALAMQETLKHINSNTGNNFQLRVGIAHGPVIAGVIGATKPQYDIWGTTVNMASRMESTGVSGRIQVPESTSCILVERGFLRQLRGNIYLKGISERHGKVRTFFVSSQEERSSSVERGGGRGFSLNRNTLGAVVFSLVQARKREKLREENGGFHLVEAS from the exons ATGAATGACGCAGAATGTGGCACCAAAGTGACGCAGCCGTCCGGTGACATCACCTTCTGTAACAACCTAAGCCCCTCCCCCGGCCTGCGGCGGAAGCAGCTGTTGTGGCAAAACGCCGTCAGAAACATCATCGACCAGCACAACCTGTACACGCTGCGGCTGGCCGGCGGCCTGGAGAGGAGCCGCCATGGCATCACCGTCACCGATGCCTACATCGCCGACATCAACAG GCAGATCCGTAACAAGGCGTCTCGGGGGGCGCTGTGGCACAAGCGGCGCTCGTCGGCAGCTCGCGTTCAACCGGCGACACTGAGGTTCAGCGCGGCGACGCAGAGCAAACACGACTTGCTCAGTGACGCAGATTTCTTCGTGTCGTGGGGATCAACAGTGCGAGGCGTCTTCATTCCTGCTCTGCAACACACATTcaa GTCCGTGGACCTGGAGCAGCTGTACCAGCAGTTTTCCTCCGGTCAGAGAAGAACGTCTCTGGTCGTCTCCAACGTCCTCGACATCATCACCagactcctcctctctctgcttaCATGGCCATCGGGCTGGAGCGGCGTGGCCTGTAATTGGCTGGTTGGCCTATCAGTCATCCTGTGGGCGGGGATCTGTGCTCTGGGTCTGATCAGGAGGGAAGTGATGACGTCACCGCAGTTGCTCAG gtaccTGTCGGTGGTCAGCTGGTTGTCTCAGACGCTGCAGGTGTTGCTCGGCGTCTTCAGTTGGGCGGAGAGCGATCACTCGTGGTACGTCGTCTTCACCCTCTTCTCCACCTACACTCTGctgcccctccccctcctctggtCCATTGTCGCCGGGGCAACCACCTCCACCCTGCACCTACTGGTGGACGTCTGCTGTCACCATGGAGACCACACCTTCATCAGAAAg GTGCTGTCGAAGGCCTTGCTGTACCTGGCGATGAACACGGCCGGTCTGTTCATCCACTACCTGTCGGACCGGACGCAGCGACAGTCCTTCCTGGAGACCAGACGCTGCATCGAGGGCCGAGTgaggctggagagagagaaccacCGACAG GAGCGTCTGGTGAAGTCCATCCTGCCTCGTTTCCTGGTTCTGGAGATGATGTCTGACATGGCCACCATGGACGAGTATCTGCTGCCTCAGCAGTTCCACAAGATCTACATCCACCACTACAAAGACGTCAG CATCCTGTTCGCAGACCTCATCGGCTTCACGCCGCTCTCGTTGATTCTCTCTGCTCAGGATCTCGTTAAAACTCTCAACGAACTCTTCGGCCGCTTCGACAGGCTGGCAGAG GGACATCGCTGTTTGCGTATCAAGATCCTGGGCGactgttattattgtgtgtctggagttccagagcctcagAGAGGACACGCTCGCTGCTGTGTGGAGATGGGCCTCAGTATGATCAACACCATCCG GTACGTTCGTcgggagctgcagcaggaggtggaCATGAGGATCGGGGTTCACTCGGGGTCGGTTCTTTGCGGCGTCTTGGGTCTTCAGAAGTGGCAGTTTGACATCTGGAGCTGGGACGTGGACATCGCCAACAGTCTGGAGGCTGCAGGCGTCCCGGG ACGTATCCACATCTCTCGGGCCACTCTCGACTGTCTGGGCGGGCTCTACCAGACGGAGGCGGGACATGGCCAGGACCGCAACGAGTTCCTACGGAAGCACAACATCGACACCTACCTCATCCGCCCGGCGCCGCGGGACGAGGCCGAGCCGCCGCAAGCGAGGCGCCCGAGTTACGACGAGATGACGACTTGGAGCGCGGAGCTGCCGTTCGGAGACATCCTGGGAATGAATTTC ATCCTTGCCACTTTCACCAATGGCTCACTGACCCAGCTACCCAATCAGATCGCAGCTCAGAGGTCGGGGTCACGGGAGGTCAACAAGAGGATCCGTCAGGCCATGGAGGTTCGGAGCGGTGAACGAATGAGGAAGGAGCACATCACCACCTTCACTCAGGTGTTCAAGGACTCGCACATGGAGGGAAAG TATTCACAGATGAGGGACGAACTCTTCAAGTCCAACATGGTTTGTTccttcatcctgctgctgctgctgatggcgGTGCAAGTGCTGATCCCCGCCCCACG GTTATGTCCGATGGTCGCTCAGTTCGTAATCAGCTGTGGTGTTTACGCTCTGCTCTTGTTGCTCACGCTGGGGGAGGAGTTTAAGCATTGCCCTGCCCCCCTTCAGTCACTCTGTTGCTGGATTCACGAAAACAAGCGCGCCCGGGCGCTGCTCACACTCACCGCCATCGCTGTCAACTTTGGAGTCGCCTCCTCGGACATC cTGTGGTGTGACTCATCAGACGCTCACGTCAACCACACCGACGCCCCGCTGGCTCCGCCCACCTCTGCCTGGCCTGACATCAACATCTGTACACATCCAGAG TACATGGCTCTGAGTGGcgtggttgccatggttacctgCGCAGTGTTCCTCAGGTTGAGTTGTGTGTTGAAGCTCGCCGTCCTCCTAGTGGCCGCCGCCCTCTACACCTACGTCATCGAGACGCACAG GTCTCATCACTTGTGTAAAAACGGCGTTTGTGTCGTTCTCATGGTGATGTTTGTGTTCGCCGTTCTCTACAACAGCAGACAG CTGGAGGCGACGGCCCGGCTGGACTTCCTGTGGCGTCTCCAGGcgaggaaggaggtggaggacatgAAGGAGCTGAGGGAACACAACGAGTGTCTGCTGCTCAACATCCTGCCCGTCCACGTCGCACAACACTTCCTGGAGCGAGACAGCAACAACGAG GAGTTGTACTCGCAGTCGTACGAGCGAGTCGGCGTCCTCTTCGCCTCTCTGCCCAGTTTCTCCAACTTCTACGAGCAGCGTGAGCTGGTTCATCAGCACGTCGAGTGTCTCCGCCTCCTCAACCACATCATCTCCGACTTTgatgag ttgttgGACGAGTGTTATTTTCAGGAGGTTGAGAAGATTAAAACCATCGGCAGCTCCTACATGGCAGCGTCTGGTCTCTCTCCTGACAGACGG GAGTGGGAGGACGTCTGGCATCACCTCAGTGAGTTGGTTCTTTTCGCTCTGGCGATGCAGGAAACGCTCAAACACATCAactcaaacacaggaaacaactTCCAGCTCCGAGTCG GAATCGCTCACGGCCCCGTGATCGCAGGTGTGATCGGTGCCACCAAACCTCAGTACGACATCTGGGGGACAACGGTGAACATGGCGAGCAGGATGGAGAGCACGGGAGTCAGCGGCAGGATTCAG GTCCCAGAATCCACCAGCTGTATTCTGGTGGAGCGAGGATTCCTACGGCAACTTAGAGGGAACATTTACCTGAAAGGCATCAGCGAACGCCACGGCAAG gtTCGTACGTTTTTCGTGAGCAGTCAGGAGGAGCGCTCCAGCTCCGTGGAGCGCGGCGGTGGGCGGGGCTTCAGTCTGAACAGGAACACACTGGGAGCCGTCGTCTTCAGCCTCGTTCAGGCCcgaaagagagagaagctgcGGGAGGAGAACGGAGGGTTTCACCTGGTGGAGGCGTCGTAG